One window of the Acidobacteriota bacterium genome contains the following:
- the tadA gene encoding tRNA adenosine(34) deaminase TadA, giving the protein MLDHEAYMREALAEAFRAMAGGEVPVGAVVVAGDTGRIVGRGRNQPIGAADPTAHAEVVALRDAARRTGNYRLTGATLYVTVEPCLMCAGALVHARIGTLVYGAPEPKAGAVRSVMRALEHPALNHRVEVVAGVLGEECRGTMRAFFSARRQAAGEPAG; this is encoded by the coding sequence ATGCTCGATCACGAGGCGTACATGCGAGAGGCGCTGGCGGAGGCTTTCCGGGCCATGGCCGGCGGCGAGGTCCCGGTGGGCGCCGTGGTCGTCGCGGGCGACACGGGGCGCATCGTGGGCCGCGGCCGCAACCAACCGATCGGGGCAGCCGACCCGACCGCGCACGCCGAGGTCGTGGCCCTGCGCGACGCGGCTCGGCGCACGGGCAACTACCGGCTCACCGGCGCGACGCTGTACGTGACCGTCGAGCCGTGTCTGATGTGCGCGGGGGCTCTGGTGCACGCGCGTATCGGCACGCTCGTGTACGGCGCCCCCGAGCCGAAGGCGGGCGCCGTGCGTTCCGTGATGCGTGCGCTCGAACATCCGGCGCTGAATCATCGCGTGGAGGTGGTAGCCGGCGTGCTGGGGGAGGAGTGCCGCGGCACGATGCGGGCGTTCTTCAGTGCGAGGCGGCAAGCGGCGGGCGAGCCGGCCGGCTGA